The following proteins are co-located in the Siansivirga zeaxanthinifaciens CC-SAMT-1 genome:
- a CDS encoding substrate-binding domain-containing protein has translation MKTVKIGGVPEHFNLAWYLTLKNGEYKSQDINLRWQDYPGGTGAMCKALRENEIDIAVILTEGIIKDIIDGNPSKIVQVFVKSPLNWGIHVAHKSGYKSLNDLKGTKAAISRYGSGSHLMAYINAKNNGWNLDKDLNFEVIKDLDGAVEGLTNGKADYFMWEKFTTKPLVDDGVFRNIGNCPSPWPCFVIAVRQDFIDNQQETLKTILDIINNTTKDFKDIPSIDRTIANRYNQKIKDVQEWLSITEWSQKNITKKVISNTQKELFALNIIPKVVDYNDLVYKL, from the coding sequence ATGAAAACGGTAAAAATTGGCGGTGTGCCAGAACACTTTAATTTAGCTTGGTATTTAACTCTTAAAAATGGGGAATATAAATCTCAGGATATAAATTTAAGATGGCAAGATTATCCTGGAGGTACAGGCGCCATGTGCAAGGCTTTAAGAGAAAATGAAATTGATATTGCCGTTATTTTAACCGAAGGTATTATTAAAGATATTATTGATGGTAACCCTAGTAAAATTGTACAGGTATTTGTTAAATCACCTTTAAATTGGGGAATTCATGTAGCTCATAAATCGGGTTACAAATCGCTTAACGATTTAAAAGGTACTAAAGCCGCTATTAGTCGATATGGTTCTGGTTCTCATTTAATGGCTTATATAAATGCAAAAAATAACGGCTGGAATTTAGATAAGGATTTAAATTTTGAGGTTATTAAAGATTTAGATGGCGCTGTAGAAGGTCTTACCAATGGTAAAGCCGATTATTTTATGTGGGAAAAATTTACCACCAAACCTTTAGTAGATGATGGCGTTTTTAGAAACATTGGCAACTGCCCCTCCCCTTGGCCCTGTTTTGTAATTGCAGTTAGACAAGATTTTATTGATAACCAACAAGAAACGTTAAAAACCATTTTAGATATTATTAATAACACGACTAAAGATTTTAAAGATATACCTAGTATCGACAGAACCATTGCTAATCGTTACAACCAAAAAATTAAAGATGTTCAAGAATGGTTAAGTATAACCGAATGGTCACAAAAAAATATAACCAAAAAAGTTATTAGTAATACTCAAAAAGAATTATTTGCTTTAAATATCATTCCTAAAGTTGTAGATTACAATGATTTAGTTTATAAATTATAA
- a CDS encoding nucleoside phosphorylase — protein sequence MTIKTSELILNPDGSVYHLNLKPENIAKTIILVGDQDRVEKVTSYFDTIEFSTQKREFKTQTGFYKGKRLSVISTGIGPDNIDIVLNEIDALFNIDLITRQPKTNITSLDFIRIGTSGALQSDIPVDGFVLSTHGLDLNGMLHAYKLNGITNEIIEDAFIKHTQWHPDKSRPLIIENSKSLQLELDDVSVYKGITATAGGFYGPQGRVLRLALQDETLKNKMDSFKFKDYRITNLEMETSAIYGLSKLLGHRAVSLNAIIANRASGTFSKEPSKTIENLIEYTLNKITE from the coding sequence ATGACAATTAAAACATCCGAACTAATTTTAAATCCCGATGGCAGTGTTTATCATTTAAACTTAAAACCAGAAAACATAGCTAAAACCATTATTTTAGTGGGCGATCAAGATCGTGTGGAAAAGGTGACTAGTTATTTTGATACAATTGAGTTTTCAACACAAAAGCGCGAATTTAAAACGCAAACAGGTTTTTATAAAGGAAAGCGCCTATCGGTAATTTCAACAGGTATTGGTCCCGATAATATTGATATTGTTCTAAATGAAATCGATGCGCTTTTTAATATAGATTTAATTACAAGACAACCTAAAACGAATATTACAAGTTTAGATTTTATACGAATTGGCACATCTGGGGCATTGCAAAGCGATATACCTGTCGATGGTTTTGTACTAAGCACACATGGTTTAGATTTAAATGGTATGCTTCACGCATACAAACTAAACGGCATTACAAATGAAATTATTGAAGATGCATTTATAAAACATACGCAATGGCATCCCGATAAGAGCAGACCTTTAATCATTGAAAACAGTAAATCTTTACAATTAGAACTGGATGATGTGTCGGTTTACAAAGGCATTACAGCAACCGCAGGCGGATTTTACGGTCCGCAAGGTCGTGTTTTAAGATTAGCGCTTCAAGACGAGACATTAAAAAATAAAATGGATAGCTTTAAGTTTAAAGATTATCGCATAACAAATTTAGAAATGGAAACATCGGCCATTTATGGATTGTCCAAATTATTAGGGCATCGAGCCGTATCTTTAAATGCAATTATAGCAAACAGAGCATCGGGTACATTTAGTAAGGAACCCTCTAAAACCATTGAAAACCTTATTGAATATACACTTAATAAAATTACAGAATAA
- a CDS encoding DUF1835 domain-containing protein produces MNKTPLHITNGKVLTQKLKELNIEGNFLTWQEMLCEGPTLESVYSDKFFELRKQFFKEFYNTDLDFQKINSELNKLNSVEKHSEIVLWFEFDLFCHINLMAVICLIQQKNIKLPLYLVCSGKIRGTKNLKGLAELSTGHLVKHYNDKVLLNKHSIELARTIWGIYCGKDHNLFKPFIVQTSQFIYLNSCLKAHLERFPNSKTGLNVLERNILEIVRDTKIHSEHHLLGYALNYQGYYGYGDLQILRIIKKLRVFFKVSEDLIELNRQGHEALLGIHLFTFELNNNMIYGGVKKFDFQFNKKENKLIKMVSHDN; encoded by the coding sequence ATGAATAAAACACCGCTTCATATTACTAATGGCAAAGTTTTAACTCAGAAATTAAAAGAATTAAATATTGAAGGTAACTTTTTAACCTGGCAGGAAATGCTATGTGAAGGGCCTACTTTAGAAAGTGTTTATTCAGATAAATTCTTTGAACTAAGAAAACAGTTTTTTAAAGAATTTTATAATACCGATTTAGATTTTCAAAAAATTAATTCTGAATTAAATAAACTAAATTCCGTCGAAAAACACTCTGAAATTGTTCTTTGGTTTGAATTCGATTTGTTTTGCCATATTAATTTAATGGCTGTTATTTGTTTAATTCAGCAAAAAAATATCAAACTTCCATTATACTTAGTTTGCAGCGGAAAAATTAGAGGTACCAAAAACTTAAAAGGCTTGGCCGAATTAAGTACGGGGCATTTAGTGAAACACTATAACGACAAAGTTTTACTTAACAAACATTCCATAGAGTTAGCACGAACCATTTGGGGTATTTATTGTGGTAAAGACCACAATTTATTTAAACCATTTATAGTGCAAACATCGCAGTTTATTTACTTAAACAGTTGTTTAAAAGCTCATTTAGAACGTTTTCCAAATTCTAAAACAGGCTTAAATGTTTTAGAGCGTAATATCTTAGAAATCGTTAGAGATACCAAAATACATTCAGAGCATCATTTGCTCGGTTACGCTTTAAATTATCAGGGGTATTACGGTTATGGCGATCTTCAAATTTTAAGAATTATTAAAAAACTTAGGGTGTTTTTTAAAGTCAGTGAAGATCTTATTGAGCTTAACAGACAAGGGCATGAAGCCTTACTGGGCATTCATCTTTTTACTTTTGAATTGAATAATAATATGATTTATGGAGGTGTTAAAAAATTTGATTTTCAATTCAATAAAAAAGAAAATAAACTTATAAAAATGGTTTCGCATGACAATTAA
- a CDS encoding translation initiation factor, translating to MDLQDQLKHLFPDHVSENVPEEASNNASQIWMQDDPLICKYEKRKGKPITIIEGYTGAIEDFKILAKDIKTTLSVGGSFKDDKIIIQGDYRDKIMAMLKEKGFNVKRVGG from the coding sequence ATGGATTTACAAGACCAATTGAAGCATTTATTTCCAGATCATGTTTCAGAAAATGTACCCGAAGAAGCTTCAAACAATGCTTCTCAAATTTGGATGCAAGACGACCCTTTAATTTGTAAATACGAAAAACGAAAAGGCAAGCCTATCACCATTATTGAAGGCTATACTGGAGCCATTGAAGATTTTAAAATTTTAGCCAAAGACATTAAAACAACATTAAGTGTTGGTGGTAGTTTTAAAGATGATAAAATTATTATTCAGGGTGATTACCGCGATAAAATTATGGCTATGCTGAAAGAAAAAGGGTTTAATGTGAAACGCGTAGGAGGCTAA
- a CDS encoding isopenicillin N synthase family dioxygenase, protein MNIIPSVNLKDFTSNDATKKQQFVEAIGKAYEEIGFVALKGHFLDETLVENLYKEVKNFFDLPLETKQKYEIPGIGGQRGYVSFGKESAKGKKEGDLKEFWHFGQYVEDNEALKNEYPDNVIVEELPEFNAIGKEAYKMLEKTAKYVLRALAIYLGLEETYFDNYIHNGNSILRPIHYPPITQEPKDAVRAAAHGDINLITLLMGAQGRGLQVQNHKGEWIDAIAEPDELMINVGDMLSRHTNNKLKSTIHRVINPPRELWGTSRYSIPFFMHSISDMKLNVLENCVDENNPKAFDDITAGEFLTERLIELGLIKK, encoded by the coding sequence ATGAATATAATTCCTAGTGTCAATTTAAAAGATTTTACATCTAACGACGCTACCAAAAAACAACAATTTGTTGAGGCCATTGGCAAAGCTTACGAAGAGATTGGTTTTGTTGCGCTTAAGGGTCATTTTTTAGATGAAACTTTAGTTGAAAACCTGTATAAAGAAGTTAAAAATTTTTTCGATTTACCTTTAGAAACCAAGCAGAAATATGAAATACCAGGCATTGGTGGTCAACGCGGTTATGTGTCTTTTGGAAAAGAAAGTGCTAAGGGTAAAAAAGAAGGCGACTTAAAAGAATTTTGGCATTTCGGACAATATGTTGAAGATAATGAAGCCTTGAAAAATGAATATCCAGACAATGTTATTGTTGAAGAACTACCGGAATTTAACGCCATAGGAAAAGAAGCCTATAAAATGCTGGAAAAAACAGCTAAATATGTTTTGCGCGCCTTGGCTATTTATTTAGGTTTAGAAGAAACGTATTTTGATAACTATATCCATAACGGAAATTCTATTTTACGACCAATCCACTACCCGCCTATTACCCAAGAACCTAAAGATGCCGTTCGTGCTGCAGCGCATGGAGACATTAATTTAATTACGCTTTTAATGGGTGCCCAAGGGCGTGGTTTACAAGTACAAAACCATAAAGGCGAATGGATTGATGCTATTGCAGAACCCGATGAGTTAATGATAAACGTTGGCGATATGTTATCCAGACATACCAATAATAAATTAAAATCGACTATACACAGAGTTATCAATCCGCCACGTGAACTTTGGGGAACTTCCAGATATTCCATTCCGTTTTTTATGCATTCTATTAGCGATATGAAATTGAATGTTTTAGAAAATTGTGTTGATGAAAACAACCCGAAAGCCTTTGACGATATTACCGCTGGGGAGTTTTTAACAGAGCGTTTAATTGAACTCGGACTTATAAAAAAATAA
- a CDS encoding alpha-ketoacid dehydrogenase subunit alpha/beta, with translation MTYNISQLPTRLIMDLYKNMLKSRMIEEKMLLLLRQGKISKWFSGIGQEAIAVGVTLAINNDEYILPMHRNLGVFISRNVPLHRLFAQWQGKPSGFTKGRDRSFHFGSQYHKIIGMISHLGPQMGVANGIALASVLKGENKVTAVFTGEGGTSEGDFHEALNVASVWNLPVIFCVENNGYGLSTPTSEQFKCENIADKGLGYGMESHIVEGNNITEVYNTVKKLADDLRSHPRPVLLEFKTFRMRGHEEASGTKYVPEAMMDFWSTKDPLLNFQKYLIEKHILSEALIKQIVNEISNDINKNLDIVSSEPAIIADVKTELHDVYKSFDFEHIKPTTEVNDIRFIDAISEALKQSMEHHNNLIIMGQDIAEYGGVFKITEGFVEAFGKDRVRNTPICESTIVEAAMGLSIAGMKSVVEMQFADFAASGFNPIVNYLAKSHYRWGQNADVVIRMPCGAGVGAGPFHSQTNEAWFTKTPGLKVVYPAFPYDAKGLLNTAINDPNPVLFFEHKALYRSIKQDVPTNYYTLPFGKAAMLREGKDISIISYGAAVHWVLETLDNNPQIHADVIDLRTLQPLDTATIYASVKKTGKAIILQEDSLFGGIANDISALIMEHCFSYLDAPVKRVGSLETPIPFIQQLEAQYLAKNNFEKELKALLNF, from the coding sequence ATGACCTATAATATTTCTCAATTACCTACGCGCTTAATAATGGATTTGTATAAAAATATGCTTAAATCCAGAATGATAGAAGAAAAAATGCTCTTACTCTTAAGGCAAGGGAAAATTAGTAAATGGTTTTCTGGCATCGGACAAGAGGCGATCGCTGTAGGTGTAACGTTGGCTATTAACAACGACGAATACATTTTACCCATGCACCGAAATTTGGGTGTTTTTATTTCCCGAAATGTCCCATTACACCGTTTATTTGCACAGTGGCAAGGTAAACCTTCGGGTTTTACAAAGGGTAGAGACCGCTCGTTCCATTTTGGGTCGCAATACCATAAAATTATTGGAATGATTTCTCATTTAGGACCTCAAATGGGTGTTGCTAATGGTATTGCTTTGGCATCTGTACTTAAAGGTGAAAATAAAGTAACCGCTGTTTTTACAGGTGAAGGCGGAACCAGCGAAGGCGATTTTCATGAAGCTTTAAATGTAGCGTCGGTGTGGAATTTACCTGTTATTTTTTGTGTTGAAAATAATGGATACGGATTGTCGACACCTACGAGCGAACAGTTTAAATGTGAAAACATAGCCGATAAAGGCTTGGGCTATGGCATGGAATCGCATATTGTTGAAGGTAATAATATAACAGAAGTTTACAATACCGTTAAAAAGTTAGCAGACGATTTGCGAAGTCATCCCAGACCTGTTTTACTTGAATTTAAAACCTTTAGAATGCGAGGTCACGAAGAGGCGAGTGGCACCAAGTATGTGCCTGAAGCGATGATGGATTTCTGGAGCACGAAAGACCCTTTGCTTAATTTTCAGAAATATTTAATTGAAAAACACATATTATCGGAAGCCTTAATTAAGCAAATTGTTAATGAAATTTCTAACGACATTAATAAAAATCTGGATATCGTTTCATCTGAACCTGCTATAATTGCTGATGTTAAGACAGAACTACATGATGTTTATAAATCGTTTGATTTTGAACATATTAAACCAACTACCGAAGTTAACGATATTAGATTTATTGATGCCATTTCTGAAGCTTTAAAACAAAGTATGGAACACCATAATAACTTGATTATTATGGGACAAGATATCGCCGAATATGGCGGTGTATTTAAAATAACGGAAGGGTTTGTAGAAGCATTTGGTAAAGATCGTGTAAGAAACACCCCCATTTGCGAATCGACCATTGTTGAAGCCGCTATGGGCTTATCGATTGCAGGCATGAAGAGTGTTGTTGAAATGCAATTTGCCGATTTTGCTGCCAGTGGTTTTAATCCCATTGTTAATTATTTAGCAAAATCTCATTACCGTTGGGGGCAAAACGCCGATGTTGTTATAAGAATGCCCTGTGGCGCTGGTGTGGGAGCGGGGCCATTTCATTCGCAAACAAACGAAGCTTGGTTTACTAAAACACCAGGATTAAAAGTTGTTTATCCGGCTTTTCCCTATGATGCCAAAGGACTTCTAAATACAGCAATAAACGACCCGAATCCCGTATTGTTTTTTGAGCATAAAGCACTGTACAGAAGTATCAAACAAGATGTACCAACCAATTATTACACCCTACCTTTTGGAAAAGCTGCAATGCTTCGCGAGGGGAAAGATATTAGTATAATAAGTTACGGCGCAGCTGTTCACTGGGTTTTGGAAACCTTAGACAACAACCCGCAAATTCATGCCGATGTTATCGATTTAAGAACCCTTCAACCGCTGGATACAGCGACTATTTATGCTTCGGTAAAAAAAACAGGAAAAGCTATTATTCTTCAGGAAGATTCGTTGTTTGGTGGCATCGCCAATGATATTTCTGCATTAATAATGGAACATTGTTTTTCGTATTTAGATGCCCCAGTAAAACGGGTAGGAAGTTTAGAAACGCCCATCCCTTTCATCCAGCAGCTAGAAGCACAATATCTTGCTAAAAATAACTTTGAGAAGGAATTAAAAGCTTTATTAAATTTTTAG
- a CDS encoding 3D domain-containing protein: MRILYILCLVLLVGCKKERFEDKFNWHTIKVTASAYNSTKSQTDGSPFLTAYGDSLKPGLHCIAVSKDLIKKGLTHNTPVKIEGFDSIYFVKDRMHPRWRNKIDIYMGLDVKAAKKWGRKKVVIQYGILKDSLLQDK; encoded by the coding sequence TTGAGAATCCTTTATATTTTGTGCTTGGTTCTTTTAGTGGGATGTAAAAAAGAACGGTTTGAAGATAAGTTTAATTGGCATACCATAAAGGTAACGGCTTCAGCTTATAATTCTACTAAAAGTCAGACAGATGGAAGCCCATTCTTAACAGCCTATGGCGATAGTTTAAAGCCTGGTTTGCATTGTATTGCCGTATCAAAAGATTTAATTAAAAAAGGATTAACACACAATACGCCCGTTAAAATTGAAGGTTTTGATAGCATCTATTTTGTAAAAGACCGCATGCACCCACGATGGAGAAATAAAATTGATATTTATATGGGTTTAGATGTTAAAGCTGCCAAAAAATGGGGACGAAAAAAAGTTGTAATTCAATACGGCATTTTAAAAGACAGCTTGTTGCAAGACAAGTAA
- the mgrA gene encoding L-glyceraldehyde 3-phosphate reductase, translated as MQINDKSEITEYVADSQRYKHMTYNRTGKSGVLLPALSLGLWHNFGFIDSIQNAREVLRTAFDLGITHFDLANNYGPPYGSAEENFGTIFKKDFKNYRDELFVASKAGFDMWPGPYGNWGSRKYLISSLDQSLKRMGLDYVDVFYHHRPDPETPLEETMGALTDIVRQGKALYVGISNYQPEETQKAADILKYNNTPFILHQARYSMFDRWVENGLLDTLDANGVGCIAFSPLAQGMLTDRYLHGIPKGSRADKDMSYLSAETVTNNLDKILRLNDLAQNRGQKLSQMAIAWLLRKPTVASVLIGASSSNQLKENVKALDNLSFSAEEINLIDDVLG; from the coding sequence ATGCAAATTAACGATAAAAGCGAAATAACGGAGTATGTAGCAGATTCTCAACGCTATAAACACATGACGTACAATCGAACAGGAAAAAGCGGTGTATTACTACCTGCTTTGTCGCTTGGTTTGTGGCACAATTTTGGTTTTATCGATTCCATTCAGAATGCGAGAGAAGTGCTTAGAACAGCTTTCGATTTAGGAATTACGCATTTCGATTTAGCCAATAACTATGGACCGCCTTACGGTTCTGCCGAAGAAAATTTTGGTACCATTTTTAAAAAAGATTTTAAAAATTACCGCGATGAATTGTTTGTTGCCAGTAAGGCAGGTTTCGATATGTGGCCTGGACCCTATGGGAATTGGGGGTCTAGAAAGTATTTAATTTCAAGTTTAGACCAGAGTTTAAAGCGTATGGGATTAGATTATGTAGATGTTTTTTATCATCATAGACCCGATCCCGAAACACCTTTAGAAGAAACTATGGGCGCGCTTACCGACATCGTTCGCCAAGGAAAAGCTTTATATGTTGGAATTTCTAATTACCAACCCGAAGAGACTCAAAAGGCTGCAGATATTTTAAAATACAATAACACCCCATTTATTTTACATCAGGCCAGATACTCGATGTTTGATCGTTGGGTGGAAAACGGACTTTTAGACACCTTAGATGCTAACGGTGTTGGGTGTATTGCATTTTCTCCACTGGCACAAGGTATGCTTACCGATCGCTATTTACATGGCATTCCAAAAGGTTCGAGAGCCGATAAGGATATGAGTTATTTAAGCGCAGAAACGGTTACTAATAATTTAGATAAAATTTTAAGGTTGAATGACTTGGCGCAAAATCGCGGACAAAAATTATCTCAAATGGCTATCGCCTGGCTTTTAAGAAAACCAACCGTAGCATCTGTTTTAATTGGCGCGAGTTCTTCTAATCAGTTAAAAGAAAATGTAAAAGCTTTAGATAATTTAAGTTTTTCGGCAGAAGAAATTAATTTGATTGACGACGTTTTAGGATAA
- a CDS encoding DEAD/DEAH box helicase gives MSISKSELEERNAGKSLYSYQKGAINKIFKAFEESPDDYHLLYQLPTGGGKTVIFSEIVRQYLKHHKKRVLVLTHRIELCKQTSNMLTEFEVVNKVIDSKADLSDQDEYSCFVAMVETLNNRLNDNKLDISDIGLVIIDEAHYNSFTKLFKFFSQSFILGVTATPLSSSIELPMTDNYDELIVGESIESLIENGFLARAEMFTYNVGLTSLVVGANGDYTVKSSEDLYTDSDMLSKLLQAYEERSKGKKTLIFNNGINTSLHVYDTFRRAGYPIAHLDNTNTKKERAMILKWFKKTPDAILTSVSILTTGFDEPSVETIILNRATKSLTLYYQMIGRGSRIYKDKTSFNVIDLGNNFYRFGPWGDNLDWQRIFRSPNYYLDSILSDDELESNFRYEMPDELREEFKNSKDVYFDIQKTYVESIRNGETSKVVLERSIEHHAKICIENSEDVYDALALAKKLGDDIDFRIGRYTKCISKSTYNFVEWLKDDYRKKLNAYLRTNFDTVFEEIFGYPPED, from the coding sequence ATGTCCATATCAAAATCAGAATTAGAAGAAAGAAATGCAGGTAAAAGTTTATATAGCTACCAAAAAGGTGCTATTAATAAAATTTTTAAGGCTTTTGAAGAATCTCCTGACGATTACCATTTACTATATCAATTACCCACAGGAGGAGGAAAAACAGTTATTTTCTCTGAAATAGTAAGACAATATCTTAAACATCATAAAAAGAGAGTACTTGTTTTAACACACCGTATCGAATTATGCAAGCAAACATCTAACATGCTTACAGAATTTGAAGTTGTTAATAAAGTTATAGATAGTAAAGCCGATTTAAGTGACCAAGACGAATACAGTTGTTTTGTGGCCATGGTTGAAACCTTAAATAATCGATTAAACGATAATAAGCTAGATATTTCAGATATTGGTCTGGTTATTATTGATGAGGCACATTACAATTCCTTTACTAAATTATTCAAATTTTTTAGTCAATCTTTCATTTTAGGTGTTACAGCAACGCCTTTAAGCTCGAGTATCGAATTACCTATGACCGATAATTACGATGAATTAATTGTTGGTGAAAGTATTGAATCGCTTATAGAAAATGGCTTCTTGGCACGCGCAGAAATGTTTACTTACAACGTAGGTTTAACCTCGTTAGTGGTTGGAGCAAATGGAGATTATACGGTAAAATCTTCTGAAGATTTATATACTGATTCAGACATGCTAAGTAAGCTGTTACAGGCTTATGAAGAGCGCTCGAAAGGTAAAAAAACCTTAATTTTTAATAACGGTATCAACACGTCTTTACACGTTTACGACACCTTCAGACGTGCAGGTTACCCCATCGCGCATTTAGATAATACCAATACAAAAAAAGAACGCGCCATGATTCTTAAGTGGTTTAAAAAAACACCCGATGCCATATTAACATCGGTGAGTATATTAACCACCGGTTTCGATGAGCCATCTGTTGAAACCATTATCTTAAACCGAGCAACAAAATCGTTAACACTATACTATCAAATGATAGGTCGTGGATCGCGTATTTACAAAGACAAAACCAGTTTTAATGTTATCGATTTAGGAAATAATTTTTACCGTTTTGGTCCTTGGGGTGATAATCTAGATTGGCAACGCATTTTTAGATCTCCAAACTATTATTTAGATTCTATTTTAAGTGATGATGAATTAGAAAGTAATTTTAGATATGAAATGCCCGATGAACTTCGTGAGGAGTTTAAGAATTCTAAAGATGTATATTTCGATATTCAAAAAACCTACGTAGAATCTATTCGAAATGGAGAAACCTCGAAAGTGGTTTTAGAGCGCTCCATAGAGCATCATGCTAAAATTTGTATAGAAAACAGTGAAGATGTTTACGATGCCTTAGCACTGGCTAAAAAATTGGGTGATGACATCGATTTTAGAATTGGCCGCTACACCAAATGTATTAGTAAAAGCACTTATAATTTTGTGGAATGGCTTAAAGATGATTACCGAAAAAAATTAAATGCGTATCTTAGAACTAATTTCGATACTGTTTTTGAAGAAATTTTTGGTTATCCACCAGAAGATTAA
- a CDS encoding cold-shock protein produces MAKSQVTFNKIEKEKKRLKKREDKLKKKEARKAESKENPQGIQFAYVDYNGNLTDTPPDPSMRVKVEAESIELGIPKKEDRGEEELKANEGKVSFFDTSKGFGFIIDNINNEKYFVHVSGLLEPIVENDTVTYELERGQKGMNAVRVKKI; encoded by the coding sequence ATGGCAAAATCACAAGTAACGTTTAATAAAATTGAAAAAGAAAAAAAACGATTAAAGAAAAGAGAAGACAAATTAAAAAAGAAAGAAGCTCGTAAAGCAGAATCTAAAGAAAATCCTCAAGGCATCCAATTTGCATATGTAGATTACAATGGTAACTTAACAGACACGCCACCAGATCCATCTATGCGTGTAAAAGTAGAAGCAGAAAGCATCGAATTAGGAATTCCTAAGAAAGAAGATCGAGGTGAAGAGGAGTTAAAAGCCAATGAGGGTAAAGTTTCATTTTTTGATACATCCAAAGGTTTTGGGTTCATTATCGATAATATAAACAACGAAAAATATTTTGTACATGTAAGCGGTTTGCTAGAACCTATTGTAGAAAATGATACAGTGACTTACGAGTTAGAACGCGGTCAAAAAGGAATGAACGCCGTTCGTGTTAAAAAAATATAG
- the ppk2 gene encoding polyphosphate kinase 2 — MNLHSLEDDQEYINLQTELVRLQQHIKQTNQRVLILFEGRDTAGKGGAIMRFIRFLNPRLFKVVALSKPTEKESGQWYFQRYIEHLPGPGEMVLFDRSWYNRSVVEPVMGFCTKKQYNLFNKQVVQLEKMLIDDGIHVFKFWFSIDAEEQKRRLEERVHNPLKQWKLSSVDVEAQSRWADFTKYKEAMFKKTATPQSPWVVIKGNERDIARKEVIRYVVNRFDYDKKGDTNERLTLDDTIVTEIFNK; from the coding sequence ATGAATTTGCATTCTTTAGAAGATGACCAAGAATACATTAACCTACAAACCGAACTCGTTAGGTTACAACAACACATAAAACAAACAAATCAACGCGTACTTATTCTTTTTGAAGGTAGAGATACTGCCGGAAAAGGGGGTGCTATTATGCGTTTTATTCGATTTTTAAACCCTAGATTATTTAAAGTTGTAGCATTATCTAAACCTACTGAAAAAGAATCGGGGCAATGGTATTTTCAAAGATACATCGAGCATTTGCCAGGTCCGGGAGAAATGGTGTTATTCGACAGAAGTTGGTATAACCGTTCGGTTGTAGAACCGGTTATGGGATTTTGCACCAAAAAACAATACAATTTGTTTAACAAGCAGGTGGTTCAATTAGAAAAAATGCTTATTGATGATGGTATTCATGTTTTTAAATTTTGGTTTTCTATTGATGCCGAAGAGCAAAAACGCCGATTAGAAGAGCGTGTACACAACCCGCTTAAGCAATGGAAACTAAGCAGTGTCGATGTAGAAGCACAATCTAGATGGGCCGATTTTACAAAATACAAAGAAGCCATGTTTAAAAAAACAGCCACGCCACAATCGCCTTGGGTGGTTATTAAAGGTAATGAACGCGATATCGCAAGAAAAGAAGTAATTCGTTATGTTGTTAATCGTTTTGATTATGATAAAAAGGGCGATACCAACGAAAGACTAACCTTAGACGATACTATAGTTACAGAAATATTCAACAAATAG